The genomic DNA ATATTAGTAGATAATATTACTAAAAAATATTGTTTACCCACACTTTTTAAATATTTATTTTTTTTAAAAAAATCTCACATTATCCAAATTAATACTGGAGAAGAAAAAAAAAATATATATACATGTATAAAAATATGTAAAGAAATAGAAATTAAAAAAGGTAATAGAGAAAGTATTTTAATAAATTTGGGGGGGGGAGTAATAACAGATATGGGAGGATTTGTAGCATCTATATTTAAAAGAGGAATTCGATTTATAAATATTCCAACTACATTATTAGGAATGGTTGATGCATCAGTGGGATATAAAAATGGAATTAATTTAGGATCCATAAAGAATGAAATAGGGTCATTTTATATACCAAAATTGTTAATTATAGATATTAATTTTTTAAAAACACTTCATGACAAAGAAGTAATATCTGGAATGTCTGAAATGTTTAAATACGGACTAATAAAAGATAAAAATTTCTGGATAGATATGAAAAAATATTCCCTCTTGTATATAAAAAATAAAAAATTAGATAAAAAAATATGGAATTATCTAGTAAAAAAATCTATTATAATAAAACAAAAAATTGTGGAAAAAGATCCTAAAGAAAATGGATTAAGGAAAATTTTAAATTTTGGTCATACTATAGGACATGCTTTAGAAAGTTTTTTTATGAAAAAAAAAAAAATTATGCATGGAATAGCTGTAGCTAATGGTATGATACATGAATCATGGATTTCATACAAGATTGATAAATTGTCTAATTTAGATTACAAAGAAATCAAATCAACATTATTATATTTATATTCAATAACATATAAATTTTCTAATAAAGAAATAGAAAAAATGTTTGAGATTATGCAATATGATAAAAAAAATAAAAATAATAAAATTCAATTTTCATTATTAAATAAAATAGGAAATTGTTCATATAACTGTATAGTTTCAAATAGTATAATAAAAAAAAGCTTTTTAAATTTTTAAAAAAATGATAGAAGGAGAAAAATTGATCCCAATTAATATTGAAGATGAAATGAAATCATCTTACATAGATTATTCTATGTCAGTTATTATATCTAGAGCACTCCCGGATGTTAGAGATGGATTAAAACCTGTACATAGAAGAGTTTTATATGGGATGTATCAATTAAATATTTTTTCCAAAAGTTCTTACAAAAAATCTGCTCGTATTGTAGGAGAAGTATTAGGTAAATATCATCCTCACGGAGATATTTCAGTTTATGACACTATGGTACGAATGGCCCAAAAATGGATTAGTCGTTATCCTCTTATAGACGGACAAGGAAATTTTGGATCATTGGATTCAGATCCACCAGCTGCTATGCGTTATACAGAGGTTAAAATGAAAAAAATTTCAGAAGAAATGTTATCAGATATTAATAAAAATACTGTAAACATGAAATTAAATTTTGATGATTCATTGGAGGAACCTACAGTATTACCAACGAGAATTCCAAACTTATTAATTAATGGATCTTCTGGTATTGCGGTAGGTATGGCTACCAATATTCCTCCTCATAATTTAAAAGAAACTATAGAAGCTATTTGTGCTTATATAGACAGTAATAATAGTTTATCTATAGAAAAAATAATAAAATATATTAAAGCTCCAGATTTTCCAACAGGTGGAATTATTTATGGATATAATGGAGTAAAAAACTATTTTTTAACAGGAAGAGGACGTCTTATTATAAGAGCTAAAATTCATATAGAAGAAATACAAGGAAGAAAATCTATTGTTGTTGATGAAATACCATATCAAGTAAATAAATCAGATATGATATCTAAAACTATAGGATTAATAAAAAATGGTAAAATAGAGGAACTTTATCAAGTACGTGATGAATCAGATAGGAATGGATTACGTATTGTTTACGTTCTTAAACAGAATACTAATCCTGAAATTTTATTAAATAAATTATTTCAGTATACATCTTTACAAACTTATTTTAATGTTAATATCATAGCTTTAGTTAAAGGAAAACCTTCTCAATTAAA from Blattabacterium cuenoti includes the following:
- the aroB gene encoding 3-dehydroquinate synthase, with product MNEKLKNLILFNEEAYDKLKKYLIYNVSSVKEIFILVDNITKKYCLPTLFKYLFFLKKSHIIQINTGEEKKNIYTCIKICKEIEIKKGNRESILINLGGGVITDMGGFVASIFKRGIRFINIPTTLLGMVDASVGYKNGINLGSIKNEIGSFYIPKLLIIDINFLKTLHDKEVISGMSEMFKYGLIKDKNFWIDMKKYSLLYIKNKKLDKKIWNYLVKKSIIIKQKIVEKDPKENGLRKILNFGHTIGHALESFFMKKKKIMHGIAVANGMIHESWISYKIDKLSNLDYKEIKSTLLYLYSITYKFSNKEIEKMFEIMQYDKKNKNNKIQFSLLNKIGNCSYNCIVSNSIIKKSFLNF